A window of Pan paniscus chromosome 10, NHGRI_mPanPan1-v2.0_pri, whole genome shotgun sequence contains these coding sequences:
- the ARL1 gene encoding ADP-ribosylation factor-like protein 1 isoform X2 gives MGGFFSSIFSSLFGTREMRILILGLDGAGKTTILYRLQVGEVVTTIPTIGFNVETVTYKNLKFQVWDLGGQTSIRPYWRCYYSNTDAVIYVVDSCDRDRIGISKSELVAMLEEEELRKAILVVFANKQDMEQAMTSSEMANSLGLPALKDRKWQIFKTSATKGTGLDEAMEWLVETLKSRQ, from the exons ATGG gtgGCTTTTTCTCAAGTATATTTTCCAGTCTGTTTGGAACTCGGGAAATGAGAATTTTAATTTTGGGATTAGATGGAGCAGGAAAAACCACAATTTTGTACAGATTACAAGTTGGAGAAGTTGTTACTACTATACCTA CCATTGGATTTAACGTAGAGACGGTGACGTACAAAAACCTTAAATTCCAAGTCTGGGATTTAGGAGGACAGACAAGTATCAG GCCATACTGGAGATGTTACTATTCAAACACAGATGCAGTCATTTATGTAGTAGACAGTTGTGACCGAGACCGAATTGGCATTTCCAAATCAGAGTTAGTTGCCATGTTGGAG gaAGAAGAGCTGAGAAAAGCCATTTTAGTGGTGTTTGCAAATAAACAGGACATGGAACAGGCCATGACTTCCTCAGAGATGGCAAATTCACTTGGGTTACCTGCCTTGAAGGACCGAAAATGGCAGATATTCAAAACGTCAGCAACCAAAGGCACCGGCCTTGATGAGGCAATGGAATG GTTAGttgaaacattaaaaagcagACAGTAA
- the ARL1 gene encoding ADP-ribosylation factor-like protein 1 isoform X1, giving the protein MGGFFSSIFSSLFGTREMRILILGLDGAGKTTILYRLQVGEVVTTIPTIGFNVETVTYKNLKFQVWDLGGQTSIRPYWRCYYSNTDAVIYVVDSCDRDRIGISKSELVAMLEEEELRKAILVVFANKQDMEQAMTSSEMANSLGLPALKDRKWQIFKTSATKGTGLDEAMEWQVSCFQKPSVHLCVLAAVHVHV; this is encoded by the exons ATGG gtgGCTTTTTCTCAAGTATATTTTCCAGTCTGTTTGGAACTCGGGAAATGAGAATTTTAATTTTGGGATTAGATGGAGCAGGAAAAACCACAATTTTGTACAGATTACAAGTTGGAGAAGTTGTTACTACTATACCTA CCATTGGATTTAACGTAGAGACGGTGACGTACAAAAACCTTAAATTCCAAGTCTGGGATTTAGGAGGACAGACAAGTATCAG GCCATACTGGAGATGTTACTATTCAAACACAGATGCAGTCATTTATGTAGTAGACAGTTGTGACCGAGACCGAATTGGCATTTCCAAATCAGAGTTAGTTGCCATGTTGGAG gaAGAAGAGCTGAGAAAAGCCATTTTAGTGGTGTTTGCAAATAAACAGGACATGGAACAGGCCATGACTTCCTCAGAGATGGCAAATTCACTTGGGTTACCTGCCTTGAAGGACCGAAAATGGCAGATATTCAAAACGTCAGCAACCAAAGGCACCGGCCTTGATGAGGCAATGGAATGGCAAGTATCATGCTTCCAGAAGCCatctgtgcatttgtgtgtgcttGCAGCTGTGCACGTCCACGTGTAA